In Hippoglossus stenolepis isolate QCI-W04-F060 chromosome 21, HSTE1.2, whole genome shotgun sequence, one DNA window encodes the following:
- the dcxr gene encoding L-xylulose reductase yields MEIGFAGKRALVTGAGKGIGRATALALARCGAEVTAVTRTQADLDTLMQECASITPVCVDLADWGATEAALQDIGPINLLVNNAAFASLQPFLEVTPDQFDQSFDVNVKAVLHVSQIVARGMKARGSGGSIVNVSSQASQCALNNHAVYCATKGALDMLTKVMALELGPHQIRVNSVNPTVVMTEMGRLGWSHAEKAKTMMARIPLGRFAEVEDVVNSILFLLSDKSNMTNGVTLPVDGGFLAC; encoded by the exons ATGGAGATTGGTTTTGCGGGTAAACGAGCTCTGGTCACCGGAGCTGGAAAAG GGATTGGCAGGGCCAcggctctggctctggcacGCTGCGGAGCGGAGGTCACGGCGGTGACGCGCACACAGGCTGACCTGGACACGCTAATGCAGGAG TGTGCATCCATCACTCCTGTGTGCGTGGACCTGGCAGACTGGGGGGCCACGGAGGCAGCCCTGCAGGACATCGGCCCAATCAATCTGCTGGTGAATAACGCAGCCTTTGCCAGCCTGCAGCCGTTTCTGGAGGTCACACCCGACCAGTTTGACCA GTCATTCGATGTGAATGTGAAAGCGGTGCTGCATGTGTCCCAG ATAGTGGCTCGTGGCATGAAGGCCAGAGGATCTGGAGGCTCCATTGTCAATGTGTCCAGCCAGGCCTCACAGTGTGCCCTCAACAACCATGCTGTGTACT GTGCCACCAAGGGAGCCCTGGACATGCTGACTAAAGTGATGGCTCTAGAGCTCGGACCTCACCAG ATCCGTGTGAACAGCGTGAACCCCACAGTGGTGATGACTGAGATGGGTCGTCTGGGCTGGAGTCACGCCGAAAAAGCCAAGACCATGATGGCGCGGATCCCCCTGGGCCGCTTTGCAG aggtggaggacgTAGTGAACAGTATTTTGTTCCTGCTCAGCGATAAGAGCAACATGACTAATGGAGTCACTCTGCCGGTGGACGGAGGCTTTCTGGCATGCTGA